In Daphnia magna isolate NIES linkage group LG5, ASM2063170v1.1, whole genome shotgun sequence, a single genomic region encodes these proteins:
- the LOC116923262 gene encoding dorsal-ventral patterning tolloid-like protein 1, whose amino-acid sequence MILFALFQATLVLELFLFLFFFFPTVVVYEKLTSRLSKNNALGVWIGSCTVDDNCGVCKDMTTEGGTIESPNFPNDYSSDLKCLYTIESPTDTKIELTFTQFIVENCCDFITVFDGESDPLQIALNGYQIPQVTTSTANKMTIKFTTNGDNTLILPANLSPGRWQAKYKFLAIESRMTVPLENATIAELYLQLLGFMLVSFPILAVTNGISSKTKIDNLLEKIDNVIADRACNITAGCGECRTITDDGGMIASPNFPNEYDPNLNCLYTLKAPLGMKIRLTFTEFHVKKCCDFITVFDGLANPLQVAMNGEDIPSPVMSPSNRMAIKFTTSVDHALVNGTKDTEPARWQAIYTFV is encoded by the exons ATGATTCTGTTTGCGCTGTTCCAAGCCACCCTCGTTCTGGAG ctgtttcttttcctcttctttttcttcccgACCGTTGTGGTTTACGAGAAGCTGACGTCCAGATTGAGTAAAAACAACGCCCTGGGCGTTTGGATTGGTTCCTGTACTGTTGATG atAATTGTGGGGTGTGCAAGGACATGACAACTGAAGGCGGTACAATTGAATCGCCAAACTTTCCAAACGACTACAGCTCCGATTTGAAATGCTTGTACACAATCGAGTCACCGACGGACACTAAAATCGAATTGACTTTTACCCAATTCATTGTGGAAAATTGTTGTGATTTCATCACG GTATTTGATGGCGAAAGTGACCCTCTCCAAATCGCTCTTAACGGCTACCAAATACCACAAGTAACAACATCAACAGCCAACAAAATGACAATAAAATTCACGACAAACGGCGACAACACGCTGATACTGCCCGCCAATTTAAGTCCCGGACGATGGCAAGCGAAATACAAGTTCCTAGCGATAGAGAGCCGCATGACCGTTCCTTTAGAAAACGCAACAATTGCAGAACTATA CTTGCAG ctgCTCGGGTTTATGCTGGTGTCTTTCCCAATCCTTGCCGTAACGAATGGCATTTCCTCCAAGACGAAAATCGACAACTTACTGGAAAAGATCGACAATGTCATTGCTGACCGAGCTTGTAACATTACAG CGGGATGTGGTGAGTGCCGAACGATAACGGACGACGGCGGCATGATAGCATCTCCAAATTTCCCGAACGAATACGATCCGAATTTGAATTGCTTGTACACGCTGAAAGCGCCACTGGGAATGAAAATTCGGTTAACATTCACAGAGTTTCACGTGAAAAAATGCTGTGATTTCATAACA GTGTTTGACGGTTTGGCCAATCCACTTCAAGTCGCGATGAACGGTGAAGATATTCCATCTCCAGTGATGTCACCATCTAACCGGATGGCCATCAAATTCACCACAAGTGTTGACCATGCCTTGGTTAATGGAACAAAGGATACAGAGCCTGCGCGATGGCAAGCGATCTATACCTTCGTCTGA
- the LOC116922652 gene encoding tolloid-like protein 2, translated as MILTTAFLGILVFQLLFFHLISFPLLALQSEKERAQLKLGAFLAKMDTPIVPCNVTGVNCGSCKNVTDDGGTIESPHFPEPYDSNLNCLYTINAPYEKKIKLSFTEFKVEKCCDFITVFDELANLIQSSLNGSDTPMAVTSPSNQMTIKFTSNVDNITRLDPPAGPATRWQATYTFM; from the exons ATGATCCTCACGACCGCGTTCCTAGGAATACTCGTTTTTCAG TTGCTATTTTTCCATCTGATTTCTTTCCCATTGTTGGCACTCCAATCCGAAAAGGAAAGAGCGCAACTCAAACTGGGGGCTTTTCTGGCGAAAATGGATACTCCCATCGTCCCCTGTAACGTAACAGGAG tCAATTGTGGCTCCTGCAAAAATGTAACGGACGACGGCGGTACGATAGAATCTCCACATTTCCCGGAGCCATACGATTCGAATTTGAATTGCCTATACACAATCAATGCGCCTTACgagaagaaaattaaattatcATTTACAGAATTTAAAGTGGAAAAATGCTGCGACTTTATCACG GTATTCGATGAATTGGCCAATTTAATCCAATCAAGTTTAAACGGAAGCGACACACCAATGGCAGTAACCTCTCCCTCCAATCAGATGACGATCAAATTCACATCAAATGTTGATAACATAACGAGACTTGATCCACCAGCAGGGCCTGCTACGCGGTGGCAGGCAACGTATACCTTTATGTAA
- the LOC116917448 gene encoding glycine-rich cell wall structural protein, which produces MSRPSLILISFLVVLAFGILMVEAEEREKRAPILGLLLAKKVLLGKGLGHHRGGHHHGGHGGHGYGGHGGHHGGHGYHH; this is translated from the exons ATGAGCCGTCCCAGTTTG ATCTTGATTAGCTTCTTAGTGGTGTTGGCATTCGGCATTTTGATGGTGGAAGCTGAAGAGCGTGAAAAACGAGCACCGATTTTGGGCCTGTTACTTGCGAAAAAAGTATTACTGGGAAAAG GGTTAGGCCATCACCGTGGCGGACACCACCACGGAGGTCATGGCGGCCACGGTTACGGAGGACATGGAGGTCATCATGGCGg TCATGGCTATCATCACTGA
- the LOC116922647 gene encoding major facilitator superfamily domain-containing protein 6 translates to MDGKPDDATGWGNKFKQAIAINKQLVPLKLTMLLYYGAVSLYLPYMTLQMIQVGLNIEEIAIIYSVLPFVTSIMPPIAGMLADRFHSYKLILIVIVASVAVFHTSLLHIDARLSTDAPTTGMDFETPAEIYCTRLGAVLRFENFTCDANREMWTVDWTPSQCQPMDCQLPMRMQLCLADGNCTQIAIGSTSMLEMDALLEVVPTTSLDGDHHGNCTAHIVNAQTDQTRNPASLLCNCPIRCPAMAAPMSSDLNNATTTTTTTTTNGLSVEEQQQQKENERVKHNRGFWLYFILRIIASGSLATSFSMLDATAIKMVKKHHGDLGKQRLFGVIGQAICAVLAGIILDWTVIEKGYPDYSITFYLADGMFVVVVILMSQLDVGVEEHTEATKLMKSISKLIRLIDVDIFMIMMLLLGTCWGFLESFLFVYLTELNASSYLLGMTITFASIIGIPFLYVSDVIVRKIGSVNVIVLAFLAYCIRFFGYSFIWDPWLSLPFEALEAVTVHMMAVASSIYCAAAAPPGLLATLNGAVGSFHYSFGRGVGSFAGGIMMANFGTRTTFRILGAGAGICGLVYFLLHRFYLARLEKNRLHRKSIRPSIVISEEAVPMKVNLDVETNEKDDPVDEDDTTDEQTMDYLFEPDGLKGRRLSAF, encoded by the exons ATGGATGGTAAGCCCGACGATGCCACCGGATGGGGAAACAAATTCAAACAGGCCATTGCCATCAACAAGCAACTGGTTCCTCTCAAGTTGACCATGTTGCTCTACTATGGCG CCGTGTCGCTATACTTGCCCTACATGACGTTGCAGATGATCCAAGTGGGTCTCAACATTGAAGAGATCGCCATCATCTATTCGGTTCTTCCGTTCGTCACGTCAATCATGCCTCCAATAGCTG GCATGTTGGCGGACAGGTTTCATAGTTACAAGCTCATCCTGATCGTCATCGTAGCTTCCGTCGCTGTGTTCCACACGTCTTTGCTGCACATCGACGCACGTTTATCCACCGATGCTCCGACGACCGGAATGGACTTTGAAACACCCGCCGAGATTTACTGCACCCGATTGGGAGCCGTTCTGCGTTTCGAGAATTTCACGTGCGACGCCAATCGGGAAATGTGGACGGTCGACTGGACACCGTCCCAGTGCCAACCAATGGATTGCCAGCTACCGATGCGCATGCAACTATGCCTCGCAGATGGCAATTGCACGCAAATCGCAATCGGATCGACGTCCATGCTGGAAATGGACGCTCTCCTCGAAGTTGTGCCAACGACCAGTCTGGATGGAGATCACCATGGAAACTGCACGGCACACATCGTTAACGCTCAAACGGATCAGACGCGCAATCCAGCATCTCTCCTTTGCAACTGTCCCATCCGTTGTCCAGCCATGGCAGCGCCGATGTCATCTGATTTAAATAacgccaccaccaccaccaccacgaCCACCACCAACGGCTTGTCTGTCGaagagcagcaacagcagaaaGAGAATGAACGAGTCAAACACAATCGCGGATTTTGGTTGTACTTTATCCTGCGTATTATCGCGTCCGGTTCTCTGGCCACCTCTTTTTCCAT GTTGGATGCAACTGCCATCAAAATGGTCAAGAAACATCACGGCGATTTGGGAAAGCAGCGCCTGTTTGGCGTCATCGGACAAGCCATTTGC GCCGTCCTCGCTGGAATAATACTCGACTGGACCGTCATAGAAAAAG GTTACCCCGACTACTCGATTACCTTCTACTTGGCTGACGGCATGTTCGTCGTGGTGGTGATACTGATGAGCCAACTCGACGTCGGCGTCGAGGAACACACCGAGGCCACCAAGCTGATGAAAAGCATATCGAAACTCATCCGACTCATCGACGTCGACATCTTCATGATTATGATGCTGCTACTGGGTACCTGTTGGGGCTTCCTGGAATCGTTCCTCTTCGTCTACCTCACCGAACTGAATGCCAGCAGCTACCTTCTCG GAATGACCATCACATTTGCTAGCATCATTGGTATTCCTTTCCTGTACGTCTCCGATGTCATCGTACGTAAAATTGGTTCCGTAAACGTAATCGTGCTCGCCTTCTTGGCCTACTGCATCCGTTTTTTTGGCTACTCTTTCATTTG GGATCCATGGTTAAGTCTTCCTTTCGAAGCATTAGAGGCCGTCACTGTCCACATGATGGCTGTTGCCAGTTCGATTTACTGCGCAGCAGCTGCACCTCCTGGACTTTTGGCGACTTTGAATGGAGCCGTTGGTTCCTTCCATTACTCCTTTG GTCGCGGAGTTGGCAGCTTTGCCGGTGGCATCATGATGGCTAATTTCGGGACACGTACGACTTTTCGCATTCTGGGTGCTGGCGCCGGAATTTGCGGTTTGGTGTATTTCCTACTTCACCGTTTCTACCTCGCCAGACTCGAGAAAAATCGGCTTCACAGAAAATCCATTA GACCTTCAATCGTTATTTCCGAAGAAGCTGTACCGATGAAAGTGAACCTGGACGTAGAGACGAATGAGAAAGATGATCCGGTGGACGAAGACGATACAACCGATGAACAAACGATGGATTACCTGTTCGAACCCGATGGCCTCAAAGGACGTCGTCTAAGTGCTTTCTAA